The genomic interval ttCAGTCATATGATCAGTAGCTGAGAGTTATGTCCTGATCTGCAGGCTGAGAGAGGAATGGCTTAGCATGGGCTTTTGatacctcaaagccctcccccagtgacatacttcctctattcctgcaaggccacacctaatccttctaatcctttaaaGTAGTGCTGTCCCTGgttactaagcattcaaatagaagagcctatggaggccatttttagTCAGATACCCCAGAAAACTGTGGTAGGAAAGGTTCAACCACATGTGTTAGTATTTATGGAGAAATATGCTATTAAaattggagggttttttttcttggtgcTTGAAAACAATAAATTATAGCAGTTAATGATGCCACCTGTTGCTTTACTTCTGGAAGTCtaaatttattgttattcttGTTGTCTATTTACAAATGGATGCCAAGAAATTCTTAGCTCCTGGTTTTCAGATAGATGACTTCTTGCTCACATTAATAGAATGCTCTTGATTTCCTGTTAGAAAGGTACTGGGTTTCAACTTGAGTAGTCATTTcagagtttgtgtgtgtttgtgtgtgtgtgtgtgtgtgtgtgtgtgtgtgtttgtgtgtgtgtgtaactcaagAGTTCAGAATGTACACAAGGTcacaaagataataaaaatggtTTATGAGCTGTACTGGGTCACAGCTTCAGGCTCAGTAAGTTTTAAGGATTAGTAAATGATTAAGCAAGAACATTTCCAGACCAAGGAGTGAAGTGTAGGCTATGAGTTTAAGCCATCTTAAAGCTTGTCATTACAGGGTAGAGGCGACAGGGAGTTCTAGATAAAGCCCAGGTAGTTTTGATAATGGTGGTTAAATAGCAGGTTAGTACAAAGTAGTCAATAACAAGAAAGGTTTGACTTGCTCAGTTTGGGATCTGGAGTGTATAAAGGATGAATCATTGACATTTAGTGTGACCTTTTGCATGTTTTTGCTGGCTTACAGTTGATTTCTTTTAAAGCCAGTATGAGGAAGACGGATTGCACTCAGCATTTAGTAAGCATAGGATGACTGTAAAACTGCTCCATTAATTGTGCAGGAACTTATGGGACACTTACTGCTGGTAAATGGCCAGATTTGTCAGAGTTAAACAAGTCATTTTTGACTAGTAGACTCCTTATTTGGAAACATTAGTATTTTCCTAACAAATAATACATTGAGTGAGTCCAGTGTATTTAATGGGCTTATTGTTATCTGACTGCGCTAGCGGAATCACTACTACTAACCTCCACAGGTCTCACTGCATGCTTTGTGCTGTGCTGAGGACTTGCCtgcattattttgtttcattctctACTCTACCAAGATAGATACTAGTAGCATCACACTGGTTGCTAAGGAATGATAGTCTGAGCTCTCACTTGTCTGAACTCACATAGGAGTTGTAGAGCTAGGACTTGCTTATGGGTCTGACAGTGACGCTGCCATGCAACTTACTTTGTCACTTTTGTGTTACACTAATGGGAAATGTATGTTTTGGGAGgtgagttaaataaataaatgaaataaattatttttattttatgtgtatgagtgtttgcttgcGTGTATTTACATGATCATGTGCATGAAGtacccatggaggacagaagagggcattggctctcctaaaactggagttacagatgattgtgagctgctgtgtgggtgctcaGAAACTAATCTGGGTCCTTTGAAGgtcagccagtgtttttaaccactgagccatgcatCTACTAGGTTAATTTTTATCTGTAgttttggaattttgtttttaaaaaatatgctctTGCTAGAGCCTATTCATAGAAATCTTTTGTTACTGTGCCATCACTTGGTCTTCTTGACTGCAGAATGAACTCAGGGTGCTTCTTCAGCTTTCTTGAGCTCATCCTGCAGTCTCTTAGGGTTGCTGGTCAGCATATTGCTAAAGCAGACCCCAGGATGTCCAAAAGTCTCTTTCCCTTATACCTCTGAGGAAGACAGACAACCTGGTGTATTTTCCAAAGTACCAATTAATTCTTGCTCATTCTGCTGCTGATTTGGTTGGTGGATTTGATGTGCGTTATTGGTTTATGTGAGGTTTCATTTGGATACAAATGATGCCAGCCATTAGCTTTGTGATGCTGAGTGAATCTCAGCCTGGGAAGGTCTTGTGACTTGACTGTGTTGTGAGTGAAGCCTTGGGTTAGGCTTCTAAGACCTGGGCTGATGGTCTagttctgctgcctgctgctgtACTGCATGACCAGAAACCTCCCCATTCTCTAGAGGGCTGGCTGAAGAGAGTGAAGTGAGAGTTCCTGCTGAGGAAGAATTTTGTACTTGTGGGTCACGTGGGCAGAAAAGATTATGATTGGCCTCAAGAGTTGTGAGATTATATTTGAAGATCTTAGATTATATTTGGCTTCTGGCTTTTGTTACATTTCTTAGGTATTACATCAACtatgtttaatcttttttttttctttcctagtgGTATGTGTGCAACAGAGAGAAATTATGCGAATCACTTCAGTCTGTCTTTGTTCAGAGTTATCTTGACCAAGGAACACAGATCTTCTTAAACAACAGCATTGAGAAATCTGGCTGGCTATTTATCCAACTCTACCATTCTTTTGTATCATCTGTTTTTAGCCTGTTTATGTCTAGAACATCTATTAATGGGTAAGTGAATATGAGAATCTCcacttcacccccacccccaccccattttttttttttaattattcttaggcttaaaaaaggaaagatgaatgGTGGTGCCTTGTTCTAGGTACTACCTCAGCTTTAGCATTTGTACCTGTCAAAACCCTGACAGAAGGCCCACTGTTGGAGCTCTGTGTACTTAGACtttgactttaaaatttattttaactttgcaaGTAACTTAATTAGCCTGTATTTCTGTGTCAGAGACTTCATTTAGTACATTTCCTGCTCTGAAGTATATGGAACCACCAGGAGATGGTGTTAAAAGTTAGATTATGAGTTGGTTGGTTCTGAgagtctgttttttgttgttttgtcttttgagacaggttctcaccaggctggcctcaaaatcctagagatccatctgcctctgtcccccaagtGCTAGACTGAAGGAGTATACCACTCCATCCAGCTGAGctgaggggtttgtttgtttgtttttgggttttgttttgttttcaagataggacttctctgtgtagctggctcaaactcacagagatccaattccagagtattgagattaaaggtgtgcactaccaccaaAGCCAGCCACCACTGCAGCAGGCATCTGCATTTTTTAAGGAACTCCTGGCAGTAGGCTGTGAATTGTGGGCTTTGGAGTAGCAAAGACTTGAGAGCAGTCCTTCAAGTGGAAGTTCTTAGGCCTTTGCTTTAGGCCCACATCCCACtggctagtttttgtttgtttgtttttgtcaaggATCTGATTATTTAGCCCAACAATAGGCAACAACTTGTTTTGAAGAGTCTAGCACTTGTCTTTAACATAAGGTCTAGGCTTACTAGGAAGTTTGTAACTTTAGTGTAGAATTCTCTGCCCTGAGAGTGGTTCCTTCATATACCTAGAGAAAATACTTTATAActattatttatctataaatattatttatcacTCCTTAGTTAAGTTTTTAAACATATGCATGGCCCTAGAATGGAGAAAGCCAAATTTTGGCAGCTAGTCATGATGCTTAACAAGCCTCCTgtgctcttttcttcttcccctgagGTTGACTCAAGGCTTTGCTAAATGTCTGGATCCCCAGTCTGTCATCTGCTCTTTAAATATGTTTCAGGCACCATAAGCCATCTCTCAGGATTTCTTACTTGATTTTCATCCTGTTTAAATGAGCTTGGCTTATGTTTGCTTCAGCAAACATTTGTTATTTTGTATTGGGAATTGAGTTTATACAATTTAGGTTGATGTTTGTTCCTAAAATTGGTTGTATTGAATTTCTGTTCTgtgtcattcatttttttcctcagaaatcaGGTGAGTCGCCCTGCAGAGATTCTTTATGAGGGTGGATTCTCCACCTCTTTGAGTAATAAGAAGGTGGGAATCTTTTCTTTAGAAAGTGCTTACATTCAGTACTTTATATGATTGTCAGTTTCAAACTAAATTACTTCCCTTTTCCCCTACCTGTGTTGGAGGAAACCTACTTAAAACTCCTTGCTCTAGAATTTAGTAGTTTGATCAAAGAGGCAATATAATTAATCAGTACTGTTGGCTTCCTTTATAACTCTCTGCCTCTACCCTTCCGTTTTGATGGAGCCCTGATACGTtgcccagattggcctcaaactcctgttTTCCTGAGCTCAGTGATATATACCTCTTGCATTATTGTCTGCCTTGCTTATTCTGCTTTTTATTGTATGTgagcctgtatgtgtgtgtgcgcgcacacacacacacacacacacacgcacgtgagtgtatatatgcatgtgtgcaggtgcctgtgcaTATGCCAGGGCATACCAGGTGAAGGCAGTGGACAAATTGTGGGGATTGGTTTTCTCCTACCGTGTGGGTTGAGATTGAATTTAGGTAGTCAGATTTGGCACctctgtccactgagccatctcactaccTCTTCTCATCTGTTAAACTTAGTgcttctgcctgcctgtcttcttGCCCTGTTCTCAACCCAGAACTCAGTTTTGAACCCAGAGATATGGGTATGTAGTGCTACTCACTTCAGTAGAAATAACTACATAGCTATGATGAAAACTTTCTTGAGTTAAGATACTTATCAGATTTCTCCCTGGAAGAAAGAAGGCTAAGTAAAAGTGagttgttttttattctttgattttgtttttgtataggATCTTGCTATGCGTCTttggctggtcttgaatttatggcaactctcttgcctctacctcctgattgctgggataacatgtgccaccacccctggtttaaaaatatttcctttctttttaaaaaaattggtggTATTGGGAATTTCTGCCTGCTACAGTTGAGGCGAGGACTCTCATCTACCACTAAGCTGTATCCCTGGAGAGACTTGATAGCTTTGTTCACCTTACTGTATAAGGAAGAAACATACTTCCTCTGTAGACTTAGGTCTAGAGAGACTTGACTAGAGAACTTAGGGTGATTATGAAGGACTAGAGACAGTGGAGACCATTCTGTCTATATAGTGTGCTTCCCAAGGCCTTGACATCATACGAGGATGGTCTCCGTATGTATGGTGTGAGCTAAACACTGTAGGAAGTTTAGCTTTTCAGGTCTTGCTGAACTTCTTGAAGGGCAGAGTTCTTTTTGGTTAACTAACTGGGCTTGTAGATTTTGACCGTTTTtgacactgtttgtttgtttgtttgtttatttatggaGCCCCATGACCCATGTTCTCTGCAGATAGGATAgtattttcctcatttctttttgGTGCCTTTAAATTTAGACTTTGGTGAGTTAACTTTGTGGGCTCTGGCCTCAGGTGACCCCCTTTATAGTATCATGTCAGGGTTCTTCACATCCCAAGGAGATGGCTTGGGAAACATGTTTTATATAGCTGGGAAAGTTTTTGGCAAAGTATTTTGTGACTTATTTTGGATCTATGGCATGAAATCAGCATCAGGCTGTCTGGAGCCCTTCTGCATGACTGGATCTTGTGTGGATTTTATACATTCATTTCAGCAACCATAGTCCCTTTTCATCCATGCACTTGTTTTTCCACTAGCAATACAAACAGTGGGCATGAGTTCTGTGTCTAAGGAGATACTGCTTTCTTTGGTAAGACATTGTGGTTCTTACTTAGAACATGCTTAGATGTCTCTGGGCTCTTCTTAGTTCTTACTTCCCAGTCTCAGCATTTGTGTGAGGCAGCTGACTTACTGTAAATATATCATTAGGTTTTCTTAAACTCTCTGTGACCTTAATggcaaaagaagagaaggaatttATTACATCATCTCCATGCCTTTTATTAGTGTTCTTGATTCAGCATCATCCCTTTCTACGTCTATGGTACTGCAAGCATCTTGTTACAAGCATCTTGATAGTCATTGAACGGTAAACCTATTGATTATTTCCAGGAAGTGATAGAATGGTACAGACTTCCCTGCTTCTTCTACCAATGTTTTGCATTGGATCTGAGAAGGAGTGGCTTTAGAAGCTGCTTCAGGTTGCagagaaaaatcttaaaatcGGGGCGCTTGGCCTCACTGCAGTGTAATGGCTCCTTGGATTTGTGCTGTTTAAAGAAAAGGTTGTTTTGCTTAATGGAGAATTCCTGCCCCAGACAAACCAGGATTTGGGAGCAAGAAGAGAGTAGGGAATGTACCTCTTTATGGCTTGTTTGGGCTGTACCTGCTTTTCTGAGGGAGGGCTTCTTTAGACCCCATATAACCTCTGCcagcctcttttttattttttcagtaaaaTATTATCAGCTTGAAGTGTTTTAAGACCTTTAATAAAAGTACAGGTCTCAGCTAACTACAAACCTACCTGAGTATGGACCCACTTTCTTAATGCCACCTGGCtgatctcttttcttcttttaaagccTTTAAAATCCATTTTTAGGGCATCTTAAGACTCTTTTATACAgggttatgttttcttttctttttttttttttttggcttttcaagacagggtttctctgtatagccctggctgtcctggaactcactctgtagaccaggctggcctcgaactcagaaatccgcctgcctctgcctcccaagtactgggattaaaggcgtgtgtcaccaccgcccggcagggtTATGTTTTCTATCATCATTGTTGAGTCCATCTTCCTAAAAGGCCTGTTTGGTTCCTCTGCGTAGTGCTCCCGTCTGACTCTGTTAGCCTGGAGTCTCTGCCATTCCCTCTACCTTTTCTTTGTGAATTTGTTTTtggccatgaaagataaactattttttaattgtatactAATTTGTAATGTCAGAAACCTTTGGTGCTGCTTTCTCTGTGTACGCACACGTCTTTAGAGTCGTAGATGTCATCTCCTGCCCTTCTTTCCCCAGGTTACTAGGAAGAGGCTCCATGTTCGTGTTCTCACCAGATCAGTTTCAGAGACTGCTTAAAATTAACCCAGACTGGAAAACCCATAGACTTCTTGATTTAGGTGCCGGAGACGGAGAAGTCACGAAAATCATGAGCCCTCATTTTGAAGAAATTTATGCCACTGAGCTTTCTGAAACCATGATCTGGCAGCTCCAGAAGAAGAAATACAGGTACCAGTTCTAGAGCTGTGCTGGGAGCACTGGGTATTTCATGGGTTTTGATGATTTCTTCTtgaaagtgtatgtatgtgtgttgggttttgttttgttctgttttgttttgtttgtagcaCTGGGGATTACACTCAAGGCCAAGGACTCTACCTCTGCACGTATCCTAGTGATAAGAATCAGGAGTGGTTTTCCATGGCTAAGAATTAAACACAAATCAGTGGGAAACCAGAGAAAGGGAATTTTCCACGGAAGCATTCTTCTGAAGCAGAGAACTTGGCATCACAGGCAAGATGGCCTAAGTGAGAGACAGCTTGAAATAGGCAGATGTGAGGACATGTCCTCATCACTGGCATGTCCAGATGttttatatgctttaaaaatttttggtaACATATATGTAATCTAAAATATATCACTTTAGTAGTTTTTAAGTCTGTAATTAGGTCAGCAGTTGTGGCACGCTCGTGTCATCCATCCTTACAGCGTTTTGTCTTCTCTAACGATAGTCTCAAATATCGtcctctgcttttccttcttccagcCTGTAATCACTGTTGTACATTGTCAACAATCTGACTGTTCTGTGTACAGTGTCTTAGAGGAGTTCTAGGAGGACTCATGGCTTAGTGCACACACCCCACATGGTCTGTGTTATGGATGTTTGGGTTGCTTCTGACATTTGTCTtagttcttttcctctttctttcttttcctttttccttttctttttcttccaaagaGGGCTAAGCCATACCAAGAGGGAGTCTAGtcttggctgtactggaactcattctgtagaccaggctggcctggaactcacagagatctgcctgcctctgcctcctgagtgctgggattaaaggtgtgtgctaccactgatTTGTCTTAGTTAATTTTCATTGATGTGCTACTAAGATGACTTATacaagaaagagtttattggttTCACAGTTTGAGAGGGTGAGCCTGTAACCATTTGGCAGGAGCATGGTAacaggcaggcatgacactggagcagtagctgagaggttACATATTGAGACAacaaccatgaagcagagagaaaagccTCAAATCCTATCCCTAGTGATATACCTCCTTAAATAAGacctcctagtccttcctaaATAGTTGTACTAATTGGGGACCAAGTATCCAAATGTGAGCCTactgggggccattctcattcagaccactacAGCCATGCCAAGTGAGTAATATAAATGCCTGTTTAAGTCCCTGCTCTCACTTTTGGGTATGTGCCTAAAAGTGGAATTGCTAGATCACATGTTAAGTttatgggttttatttgtttgttttgcttttagataaattttatatgtataatcttttggctgcatgtatgtctgtgtaccatgtgtgtgtctgatggCCACAGAGACTGGAAGAGGGTGTTGGGAATCCCCTATacctgaagttacagatgattgtgaccACCGTGTGGGTACTTGGAGTCAAACCAAGTCCTCTATAAAGGCActaagtgctctaaactgctgagctgtctctctagctcctTAAGTCTATAGTCTGTGTgtagtttttatagttttttttttttttgagaatttactGTACTTTCTTTATAGCACCTATATTATTTACGTCCCCACCGACCAATTTCTTTACATGCCTGACAGTAGTTGGATCTCATCCCccccgcccacacacacacacacacacacacacacatacacacacacactcagttgtCAGTAATGATGGATGTAAAGGATCAAGTTCAGGTTGCAGACCACCTGGTGCTTGAGAGACTTATTAGGTATGAAGTCTGGGTTCAGAGACTTATGAAGAGATGTATCTGCGTATATTGGCTTCTGTAGCTAATTTCTCTACTCTGTGGGTTCTTTTTCCCACccattatccccccccccccccccccccgtttcacCTCTatcactaggtaggagagaaggaaggatagaggggagagggagatctCCGaatttaatttcttgctttttgtttcttcattgagCACAACTACTAACGGACCGCAGCCAACCAGCCCCCACCCTGAACGACCAACCATACCCACCTGTTGGGCTCTAGCATTTATGTACCCTCTgagaaattcccagaattccaaacatcacacagttGTACAGACTATCTGCAGCAGGCAAAGCtatgcccctgctagagcacaggCCAGATTGTAGTCAGCTACTGTGAAGGAGCCCCATATCTTAgcacctgggattaaaacgaaactatattcttaaaaatatttctgtgttcttccaaaattccagaattctttcTACAGGCTGCTTACACCATGTGGAGGTGGAACCTGCCCCTGTGGTATTTGGAAAGCCTTGGACAGAGATTTGTATCCACACTGACTTCTGTCAACGTGTTTTTCACTTAGACTAGCCTCAGTCAAGCATCTGTGCAGCTATGGTTGACCAGGAGCAGATTGAACATTTGGAAAACATGGAGCGTTTTAGTCTAGGGAAGGGACAGACCAAGGCTGGTGGTGGGAGGAAAGATTGCTGTGAATACTTGATGAGACTTTAAAATGGAAGGAAGAGGTAAATGTAGATTCTGCTATATCAGGCACAGCTGATTCTAGACCTTGAGTTATGGATAAAAACATCAACCTTTCTCTCATCAGTGTTAAATAACTGTTTGGGATGTTATATTTGAAGGACCTTATGTAGAATTAAGTTTGAATGACCATGTAGCCTACCTTGGTTTCATACTCAGTTTCTGTCTTGGTAGACCTACATGGTAATAATTAGAATACATTACCCCTCCAAATAGAAGTTAGTTTATATTAAAACTTGGAATACTTTGTCC from Arvicanthis niloticus isolate mArvNil1 chromosome 1, mArvNil1.pat.X, whole genome shotgun sequence carries:
- the Mettl9 gene encoding protein-L-histidine N-pros-methyltransferase isoform X4, whose amino-acid sequence is MRLLAGWLCLSLASVWLARRMWTLRSPLSRSLYVNMTSGPGGPAAAAGGGKDTHQWYVCNREKLCESLQSVFVQSYLDQGTQIFLNNSIEKSGWLFIQLYHSFVSSVFSLFMSRTSINGLLGRGSMFVFSPDQFQRLLKINPDWKTHRLLDLGAGDGEVTKIMSPHFEEIYATELSETMIWQLQKKKYSRWQVGETIRNSGNQGTELGRASE